The Perca fluviatilis chromosome 2, GENO_Pfluv_1.0, whole genome shotgun sequence genome includes a region encoding these proteins:
- the gucy2f gene encoding retinal guanylyl cyclase 2: MQHIHPNFRGALWESNHPCMPIIKSRPTLTTLPLYNFLLWVLLGVLTFPCCVHCLIFKVGVLGPWNCNPVPYRALPAAAARLAVNRINGDLNLDLGLKMDFIILQEPCETSRALTAFIYYEQMADAFVGPSNPGYCTAASLLAKNWDKAIFSYSCVNYELDQLIEYPTFARTVAVPTEVLFTVFKHFRWASIVVVSSNEDIWRDTAVRVATALREKGLPVGLVTSIGINETEVESTLRKIQAAGNIHVIIMCMHSILVGGEKQATFLLKAQKMGLTSGNYVFVPYDTLHYSVPYTNVSYFPLQNNSRLREAYDAVLTITMASEPLSFNEAFAAAQRSEEMTLDVQPEQVNPLFGTIYDSIYLLAKSIHNARRGGMPLSGSNLAYFTKNTTFTGFNHKVKVDTSGNVKTNYIILDSDNRGSQLYQTHLVDLMSGVLSFAGRSINFPGGSPPPSDSSCWFDKNAICTGGVEVTYIIVVFAVIFILAIGGLVISLCIRRRLQQIQLVKGPNRILLTLEDLTFINPQLSKKKITLEDFSESKSALEEKSANGSHSVNSMQAATHETTNVAVYEGDWVWLKKFEEGQFKEVKQSTTKIFTKMKDLRNENVNPFLGFFLDCSMFAVVMEHCSRGSLQDLLRNEDVKLDWMFKSSLVLDLIKGMKYLHHREFPHGRLKSCNCVVDGRFVLKITDYGFNELLESQKAPTEEPPPEDLFWTAPEFLRDLANSRKGTYKGDVYSFAIILQEVVVRGPPYCMLGLPPKDIIRKVKKPPPMCRPNVAPDQAPLECIQLMKQCWCEMPERRPTFEEIFDRFKIINKGKKTNIIDSMLRMLEQYSSNLEDLIRERTEELELEKQRTEKLLSEMLPPSVAEALKTGATVQPEYFDQVTIYFSDIVGFTTISSLSDPIEVVDLLNDLYSLFDAVLSNHDVYKVETIGDAYMVASGLPKRNGNKHAAEIANMSLNILSSVGTFHMRHMPDVPVRIRIGIHSGPCVAGVVGLTMPRYCLFGDTVNTASRMESTGLPYRIHVNMSTVKILHSLNEGYKIDVRGKTELKGKGIEETYWLVGKTNFTKPLPKPPEIKPGDNWQEMVTEEIKTLFRKANRQVDKKI, encoded by the exons ATGCAACATATTCATCCAAATTTCAGAGGGGCGCTATGGGAGTCTAACCATCCATGTATGCCAATAATTAAAAGCAGACCAACTTTAACGACACTGCCCCTTTATAACTTTCTGTTATGGGTCCTCCTCGGAGTGTTGACGTTCCCTTGTTGTGTCCACTGTTTAATATTCAAAGTGGGGGTTCTGGGGCCTTGGAATTGCAACCCTGTACCCTACAGGGCCCTACCTGCTGCGGCCGCCAGGCTCGCTGTAAACAGGATAAACGGAGACCTAAATCTGGATCTGGGACTGAAAATGGACTTTATCATCCTCCAGGAGCCTTGCGAAACATCCAGAGCCCTCACTGCGTTTATTTACTATGAGCAGATGGCGGATGCGTTCGTGGGCCCATCCAACCCGGGATATTGTACTGCAGCTTCTCTGCTGGCCAAGAATTGGGACAAAGCCATCTTCTCTTACAGCTGTGTTAACTATGAGCTGGACCAGCTCATAGAATACCCGACTTTTGCCAGGACAGTGGCAGTTCCCACAGAGGTGTTGTTCACCGTGTTTAAACACTTTAGGTGGGCCAGTATTGTAGTGGTCTCATCCAATGAGGACATTTGGAGGGATACTGCTGTGAGAGTTGCTACTGCTCTCAGAGAGAAGGGGCTTCCTGTTGGCCTGGTTACATCTATTGGTATAAATGAGACGGAGGTGGAGAGCACCCTGAGGAAGATACAGGCTGCAGGAAACATCCATG TCATCATCATGTGCATGCACTCAATCCTGGTTGGAGGGGAGAAGCAGGCCACTTTTCTTCTCAAAGCACAGAAAATGGGCCTGACTTCGGGGAACTATGTGTTCGTGCCCTATGACACCCTCCACTACAGCGTGCCCTACACCAATGTCTCCTACTTCCCGCTGCAAAACAACAGCAGGCTGAGGGAGGCCTATGATGCTGTGCTCACTATCACTATGGCCTCTGAGCCTTTGTCGTTCAACGAGGCGTTCGCTGCCGCCCAGAGGAGTGAGGAAATGACGCTAGACGTGCAGCCAGAACAG GTTAACCCACTATTTGGGACCATCTATGACAGCATCTACCTGCTGGCTAAGTCTATCCACAATGCCAGGAGAGGAGGCATGCCGCTGTCAGGCTCAAACCTAGCGTACTTCACAAAGAATACAACCTTCACTGGCTTCAACCACAAGGTCAAGGTGGACACTAGTGGGAATGTTAAGACCAATTACATCATCCTGGACTCTGACAACAGGGGGAGCCAGCTGTACCAGACCCATTTAGTGGATCTAATGTCCGGAGTGCTTAGTTTTGCTGGGAGGTCCATTAATTTTCCAGGAGGATCTCCTCCACCGTCTGATTCCAGCTGCTGGTTTGACAAGAATGCCATCTGCACCGGAG GTGTGGAGGTCACCTACATCATAGTGGTGTTTGCTGTCATCTTCATTCTGGCTATAGGAGGGCTCGTTATAAGTCTTTGTATCAG GAGGAGACTCCAACAAATCCAGCTGGTCAAAGGTCCCAATCGAATCCTCCTGACTTTAGAGGATCTCACTTTTATCAATCCTCAGCTTAGCAAAAAG AAAATTACTTTAGAAGATTTCAGTGAATCCAAGAGCGCACTAGAGGAGAAATCTGCAAACGGCTCGCACTCTGTGAACAGCATGCAGGCTGCAACTCATGAGACCACCAATGTAGCTGTGTACGAG GGTGACTGGGTGTGGTTAAAGAAATTTGAGGAGGGACAGTTCAAAGAAGTGAAGCAGAGCACCACCAAGATTTTCACAAAG ATGAAAGACCTGAGAAACGAGAACGTGAACCCGTTTCTTGGCTTCTTTTTGGACTGCTCCATGTTTGCGGTGGTGATGGAGCACTGCTCACGGGGCAGTCTACAAGACCTGCTGAGGAACGAGGACGTCAAATTAGACTGGATGTTCAAGTCCTCACTTGTGCTCGACCTCATCAAG GGTATGAAATACCTTCACCACAGAGAATTCCCCCACGGCAGACTAAAATCTTGTAACTGTGTGGTAGACGGGCGTTTTGTCCTCAAGATAACTGACTATGGCTTCAATGAGCTGCTGGAGTCTCAGAAAGCGCCTACAGAAGAACCTCCACCTGAAG ATTTATTTTGGACAGCTCCAGAGTTCTTAAGGGACCTTGCGAACTCACGTAAAGGCACCTACAAGGGAGACGTGTACAGCTTTGCCATCATTCTTCAAGAGGTAGTGGTCAGAGGGCCACCCTACTGCATGCTGGGTCTACCGCCCAAGG ATATCATCCGTAAGGTGAAGAAGCCTCCTCCGATGTGCCGCCCCAATGTGGCCCCGGACCAGGCTCCTCTGGAGTGTATCCAGCTGATGAAACAGTGCTGGTGCGAAATGCCTGAACGCAGACCAACATTTGAAGAAATCTTTGACAGG TTTAAGATAATCAACAAGGGTAAGAAGACTAACATCATTGACTCCATGCTGAGGATGCTGGAGCAGTACAGCTCCAACCTGGAGGACCTCatcagagagagaacagaggagCTGGAGTTGGAAAAACAGAGAACAGAAAAACTATTGTCAGAGATGCTACCACC TTCTGTAGCTGAGGCCCTGAAGACCGGTGCCACAGTGCAGCCAGAGTACTTTGACCAGGTGACAATCTACTTCAGTGACATTGTAGGTTTCACTACCATCTCCTCGCTCAGTGATCCCATCGAGGTGGTCGACCTTCTCAATGACCTCTACTCTCTGTTTGACGCCGTGCTCAGTAACCACGATGTGTACAAG GTGGAGACCATTGGTGATGCTTACATGGTGGCATCGGGTCTGCCAAAGAGAAACGGCAACAAGCACGCGGCTGAGATCGCCAACATGTCTCTGAACATTCTCAGCTCAGTAGGAACCTTCCATATGCGGCACATGCCAGACGTGCCCGTCAGGATACGCATAGGAATCCACTCAG GGCCCTGTGTTGCTGGGGTGGTAGGTCTGACTATGCCTCGGTACTGCCTTTTTGGAGACACAGTCAACACTGCCTCTCGTATGGAATCCACTGGGCTGC CTTATAGAATCCACGTAAATATGAGCACTGTGAAGATCCTCCATTCTCTTAATGAGGGTTATAAAATAGATGTCAGAGGCAAGACAGAGCTGAAG ggtaAAGGTATTGAAGAGACATACTGGCTTGTAGGGAAAACAAACTTTACAAAGCCTTTGCCAAAACCGCCAGAGATCAAACCAGG GGACAACTGGCAGGAGATGGTGACAGAAGAGATCAAGACGCTTTTTCGCAAGGCCAACAGGCAGGTGGACAAGAAGATCTGa
- the serpinh1b gene encoding serpin H1b produces MRMTNVVALCLLALVASAEDKKLSSHATTLADNSANLAFSLYHNMAKEKDTENILISPVVVASSLGMVALGGKASTASQVKTVLSAEKLRDEHLHAGLSELLSELSNAKTRNTTWKINNRLYGPSSVSFADDFVKNSKKHYNYDHSKINFRDKRSAVNSINEWASKSTDGKLPEVTKDVQNPDGAMIVNAMFFKPHWDEKFSAEMVDMRTFLVSRSFTIGISMMHRTGLYDFYEDKENKLFVLDMPLGQKQASMILIMPYHLEPLERLEKLLTRKQVDTWISKLEKKAVAIALPKIELEASHNLQKHLAELGLTEAVDKAKADLSNISGKKDLYLSNVFHASALELDTAGNPCDTSIYGTDKLRNPTLFYADHPFIFLVKDNKTNSILYIGRVVRPKGDKMRDEL; encoded by the exons ATGCGGATGACTAACGTTGTAGCTCTTTGTCTGCTGGCCCTCGTGGCCTCAGCAGAGGACAAAAAGCTGAGCAGCCATGCCACCACGCTGGCTGATAACAGCGCAAATCTGGCCTTCAG CCTCTACCACAACATGGCGAAAGAGAAAGACACTGAAAACATCCTCATCTCTCCTGTGGTGGTGGCTTCCTCTCTGGGCATGGTGGCTCTTGGTGGCAAGGCCTCCACTGCCTCGCAGGTCAAAACCGTCCTCAGTGCTGAAAAACTGAGGGATGAGCATCTGCATGCAGGCCTGTCGGAGCTGCTCTCCGAG CTGAGCAACGCCAAGACACGCAACACTACTTGGAAGATCAACAACCGTCTCTACGGCCCCAGCTCAGTCTCCTTTGCTGATGATTTTGTGAAAAACAGCAAGAAGCACTACAATTACGACCATTCAAAAATAAACTTCAGAGACAAGAGGAGTGCAGTCAACTCCATCAACGAGTGGGCATCCAAGTCCACAGATGGCAAGCTGCCTGAGGTCACCAAGGATGTGCAGAACCCAGATGGAGCCATGATTGTCAACGCTATGTTTTTCAAGC CTCACTGGGATGAGAAATTCAGTGCTGAAATGGTGGACATGCGTACTTTCCTGGTAAGCCGTTCATTCACCATTGGAATTTCCATGATGCATCGTACAG GTCTGTATGACTTCTACGAggacaaagaaaacaaattatttGTGCTGGACATGCCTCTGGGCCAGAAGCAGGCCTCTATGATCCTTATCATGCCCTACCACCTGGAGCCCCTGGAACGCCTGGAGAAACTTCTGACCAGGAAGCAGGTGGACACCTGGATCAGCAAGCTGGAGAAAAAGGCAGTGGCCATTGCCCTCCCCAAAATCGAATTGGAAGCCAGCCACAACCTGCAG AAACATCTGGCTGAGCTCGGCCTGACCGAGGCCGTTGACAAAGCCAAGGCTGACTTGTCCAACATCTCTGGAAAGAAGGACCTCTACCTGTCCAATGTCTTCCACGCGTCAGCCTTGGAGCTGGACACGGCTGGAAACCCGTGCGACACCAGCATCTATGGCACCGACAAGCTGAGGAACCCCACACTTTTCTACGCAGATCACCCCTTCATTTTCTTAGTGAAGGACAACAAGACCAACTCCATCCTGTACATCGGCAGAGTTGTTAGACCCAAAGGAGACAAGATGCGTGATGAGCTATAA